From the genome of Edaphobacter dinghuensis, one region includes:
- a CDS encoding DUF885 domain-containing protein, which produces MMKTSLSLAGGLALMCCINAVPTRAQIAPLPTPMAANASVADRSKALNALFDEIWQDKLKHSPEYASYLGDKRYNDQLTDYSVQAINASLARGRGYIERLGMIDTTGLPDQEKLSAELMMRSLIDDQEAAKFKEWEMPVNQFSGFHTDLAQMPNDLPFDTVKDYDDYISRLHKVPTAFSQITTNMQMGIDEGRMPPEYLLEKVLVQVQTLADQKPEDSPFALPLKKFPKTVDATEQKRISGELLNAIATDVLPSYQRFAKFMKVDYVPKGRKDPGVWALPDGDAYYAFRIRQSTTLNKSAAEIHQIGLDEVKRDETEMLAIVHKLGFADLKSFNAALKTNPKEHPTSKEQLIDAYKGYIAQMQPKLPELFGTLPKAKLEVVEMPSYIAKDQAEAFYDQGSADGKRPGKVDVNTYNFAERSLAGVEAVAYHEGIPGHHLQISIAQELTGLPEFRKQNYYTAYTEGWALYSERLGKEIGFYQDPYSDYGRLEADIWRAIRLVVDTGVHSQHWTRQQMIDYFHEHTAMDDTNIQAEVDRYIAWPGQALGYKMGQLKILELRDRAKTALGSKFDIKAFHDEVLDSGALPMDVLDQRVNDWIAAQKKVAN; this is translated from the coding sequence ATGATGAAGACTTCGCTTTCACTGGCCGGCGGTTTGGCCCTGATGTGCTGCATCAACGCAGTTCCGACGCGCGCGCAGATTGCTCCACTGCCGACGCCCATGGCTGCCAACGCATCCGTCGCAGACCGCAGCAAAGCCCTGAACGCCCTGTTCGATGAGATCTGGCAGGACAAGCTGAAGCACTCGCCCGAGTACGCCTCTTACCTCGGCGACAAGCGCTACAACGACCAGCTTACGGACTACTCTGTGCAGGCCATCAATGCTTCGCTGGCGCGTGGACGCGGATACATCGAGCGACTGGGGATGATCGACACAACTGGCCTGCCCGATCAGGAAAAGCTATCGGCAGAGCTGATGATGCGCTCGCTGATCGACGACCAGGAAGCCGCAAAATTTAAAGAGTGGGAGATGCCGGTCAACCAGTTCAGCGGCTTCCACACCGATCTTGCACAGATGCCGAACGACCTGCCGTTCGACACGGTGAAGGACTACGACGACTACATCTCGCGCCTGCACAAGGTGCCAACGGCGTTCTCGCAGATTACGACGAACATGCAGATGGGCATCGACGAGGGTCGCATGCCGCCTGAGTATCTGCTTGAAAAAGTATTGGTGCAAGTGCAGACGCTGGCAGATCAGAAGCCGGAAGACAGCCCCTTTGCCCTGCCGCTCAAGAAGTTTCCCAAGACCGTTGACGCAACCGAACAGAAGCGCATCTCCGGCGAGTTGCTAAACGCCATCGCCACTGACGTTCTGCCTTCGTACCAACGGTTCGCGAAGTTCATGAAGGTGGACTACGTTCCGAAGGGACGCAAGGATCCTGGCGTGTGGGCGCTGCCCGATGGCGATGCGTACTATGCCTTTCGCATCCGCCAGAGCACAACGCTGAACAAGTCCGCAGCCGAGATTCATCAGATCGGCCTCGACGAGGTGAAGCGCGACGAGACTGAGATGCTGGCCATCGTGCACAAGTTGGGCTTCGCCGATCTGAAGAGCTTCAACGCAGCGCTGAAGACGAATCCCAAAGAGCATCCGACCTCGAAGGAACAGCTCATCGACGCTTACAAGGGATATATCGCACAGATGCAGCCCAAGCTGCCCGAGCTCTTCGGCACACTGCCGAAGGCGAAGCTCGAGGTCGTGGAGATGCCTTCGTACATCGCCAAGGATCAGGCAGAGGCCTTCTACGATCAGGGTAGCGCGGATGGAAAGCGTCCGGGCAAGGTTGATGTGAACACCTATAACTTCGCGGAGCGGTCGCTGGCCGGAGTCGAGGCCGTTGCCTATCACGAAGGCATCCCCGGCCATCACCTGCAAATCTCCATCGCGCAGGAGTTGACCGGCCTGCCCGAGTTCCGCAAACAGAATTACTACACGGCTTACACCGAAGGCTGGGCGCTTTACAGCGAGCGGCTGGGCAAAGAGATCGGCTTCTATCAGGACCCCTACAGCGACTACGGTCGGCTGGAAGCCGACATCTGGCGTGCGATACGCCTGGTCGTCGATACCGGCGTCCACTCGCAGCACTGGACGCGGCAGCAGATGATCGACTACTTCCACGAGCACACGGCGATGGACGACACCAACATTCAGGCCGAGGTCGATCGCTACATCGCATGGCCGGGACAGGCGCTCGGCTACAAGATGGGGCAGTTGAAGATTCTGGAGCTGCGCGACCGCGCCAAGACCGCGCTGGGGTCGAAGTTCGACATCAAGGCCTTCCACGATGAGGTGCTCGACTCGGGCGCGCTGCCGATGGACGTGCTCGATCAGCGCGTCAACGACTGGATCGCCGCGCAGAAAAAAGTAGCTAATTGA
- a CDS encoding sodium:solute symporter family protein — MTKLAPVDILILALYFALVVFIGFYAKGKANTSEDFFLAGREMTAWIAGLSFVSANLGSLELMGWAGAAYQYGILATHWYWIGAIPAMLFLGIVMMPFYYISKTHSVPGYLQLRFGEPARGLSAISFGVMTILMSGVNMYAMAVVMQTVLGWNISFSIWVGAATVALYVMLGGLRSAIINEVLQFVLIWAGAAMIPILGLIEAGGWTNLKAQIAVNIGRSDYTHLWATLGHFKDNPMGVHWTGIVFGLGFVISFGYWTTDFLVVQRVLSANNLRAAKMAPIIGAAFKMAVPFIVIVPGLLALAVLKNPDGSVMHLVPASVAKVTGQHSYDDVLPLMLIRYCGPGLMGLGITALVAGFMSGMAGNVSAFSTVWTYDIYGAFINKKASDKHYVAMGRWSTVIGMLVSVATAYLVMNANSIMDYVQALFTFFIAPLFGTVILGMLWKRATHAGGFWGLLAGTVSSIGMFIWTHSDPGALRYIALSADAKPMAENLYRGLWCWLICVGVTVIVSLMTKPVPAEQLGGLVYGITPIPHDGSKTLWQKPMFWAIVVITVFFILNLMLW, encoded by the coding sequence ATGACCAAACTTGCCCCGGTAGATATTCTGATTCTGGCGTTGTACTTCGCGCTGGTCGTATTCATCGGCTTCTATGCCAAAGGCAAAGCGAACACCAGCGAAGACTTCTTCCTGGCCGGGCGCGAGATGACGGCATGGATCGCGGGTCTGAGCTTCGTCTCCGCAAACCTGGGATCGCTTGAGTTGATGGGATGGGCGGGCGCAGCCTACCAGTACGGCATTCTGGCGACGCACTGGTACTGGATCGGCGCGATTCCCGCGATGCTCTTTCTCGGCATCGTGATGATGCCGTTCTACTACATCTCGAAGACGCATTCGGTGCCGGGCTATCTGCAACTGCGCTTCGGCGAACCCGCTCGCGGCCTCTCCGCCATCTCCTTCGGTGTGATGACCATCCTGATGAGCGGCGTGAATATGTACGCCATGGCCGTCGTCATGCAGACGGTTCTCGGCTGGAACATCAGCTTCAGCATCTGGGTCGGCGCGGCCACCGTCGCTCTGTACGTCATGCTCGGCGGCCTGCGCTCGGCCATCATCAACGAGGTCTTGCAGTTCGTCCTCATCTGGGCAGGCGCGGCGATGATTCCCATCCTTGGCCTGATCGAGGCAGGTGGATGGACCAACCTCAAGGCACAGATCGCCGTCAACATCGGCCGCAGCGACTACACCCATCTGTGGGCGACGCTCGGCCACTTCAAAGACAATCCCATGGGCGTGCACTGGACCGGCATCGTCTTTGGTCTGGGCTTCGTCATCAGCTTCGGCTATTGGACGACGGACTTCCTCGTCGTTCAGCGCGTGCTGAGCGCCAATAATCTGCGCGCTGCCAAGATGGCTCCCATCATCGGAGCGGCCTTCAAGATGGCGGTTCCCTTCATCGTCATCGTGCCCGGCCTGCTGGCGCTGGCTGTACTCAAAAACCCCGATGGCAGCGTGATGCACCTCGTTCCCGCGAGCGTCGCCAAGGTGACAGGACAACACAGTTACGACGACGTGCTTCCGCTGATGCTGATCCGCTACTGCGGTCCGGGTCTGATGGGGCTGGGTATCACAGCGCTGGTCGCCGGATTTATGAGCGGCATGGCGGGCAACGTCAGCGCCTTCTCCACGGTATGGACCTACGACATCTACGGCGCCTTCATCAATAAGAAGGCCAGCGACAAGCACTACGTCGCGATGGGCCGCTGGTCGACCGTCATCGGCATGTTGGTCAGCGTCGCCACCGCCTATCTGGTCATGAACGCGAACAGCATCATGGACTACGTTCAGGCGCTGTTCACCTTCTTCATTGCGCCGCTGTTCGGCACGGTCATCCTCGGCATGTTGTGGAAGCGCGCAACGCACGCAGGCGGCTTCTGGGGATTGCTTGCAGGCACTGTCTCTTCCATCGGAATGTTCATCTGGACGCATAGCGATCCCGGTGCGCTGCGCTATATCGCTCTCAGCGCCGATGCAAAGCCGATGGCCGAGAATCTCTATCGCGGTCTATGGTGCTGGCTGATCTGCGTCGGCGTCACCGTGATCGTCAGCTTGATGACCAAACCGGTCCCCGCCGAGCAGCTTGGCGGCCTGGTCTACGGCATCACGCCGATTCCGCACGACGGCTCGAAGACGCTTTGGCAGAAGCCGATGTTCTGGGCCATTGTGGTCATCACCGTCTTCTTTATTCTGAACCTGATGTTGTGGTAG
- a CDS encoding COX15/CtaA family protein has translation MATVSAETMKRTPKALVRYAWAVVAYNILVILWGAIVRTSGSGAGCGDNWPLCNGDFVPHHPRLATIIEFAHRSMSGISTILVIGLVAWTFYATKRGHRARRAAVASAIFLVTEALLGAVLVLGGYVQNNISTARVIMQSIHFTNTLMFLGSLALTAWWLGARSLSSTTSAHSNKSLAAPAWIAIIATIATGATGAVAALADTLFPSPSLLAGFASDFAANSPLLVRMRWVHPAAAVAGFCCVMWLVWKLRSQLAWTVAALLGLQFVLGIADVLLLAPTWIQIVHLLGADLYWVALVCLAAEALWGQTHTAALAE, from the coding sequence ATGGCAACGGTTTCGGCTGAGACGATGAAGCGAACTCCCAAGGCGCTGGTGCGTTATGCCTGGGCAGTGGTCGCCTATAACATCCTCGTCATCCTCTGGGGCGCAATCGTGCGGACCTCCGGATCGGGAGCGGGATGCGGCGACAACTGGCCGCTCTGCAACGGCGACTTCGTTCCGCATCATCCGCGACTAGCTACGATCATTGAGTTTGCCCATCGCTCGATGTCCGGCATCAGCACCATCCTCGTGATCGGACTTGTGGCATGGACGTTCTATGCCACCAAGCGCGGGCACCGGGCGCGCCGAGCAGCCGTAGCATCCGCAATCTTTCTGGTGACCGAGGCCCTGCTGGGAGCGGTGTTGGTACTCGGCGGATACGTTCAGAACAACATCTCGACCGCACGCGTCATCATGCAGTCGATCCACTTCACCAATACCCTGATGTTCTTAGGATCGCTTGCCTTGACGGCCTGGTGGCTGGGCGCTCGGTCCCTCTCCTCCACTACCTCTGCTCACTCGAATAAAAGTCTGGCCGCACCTGCCTGGATAGCAATCATCGCGACCATCGCCACTGGAGCCACCGGAGCGGTGGCAGCACTCGCCGACACACTCTTCCCATCTCCGAGCCTGCTTGCAGGCTTCGCGTCGGACTTCGCAGCCAACTCCCCGCTGTTGGTTCGGATGCGCTGGGTGCATCCAGCAGCGGCAGTCGCCGGCTTCTGCTGTGTGATGTGGCTGGTATGGAAGCTGCGCTCGCAGCTCGCCTGGACTGTAGCGGCGCTACTGGGGCTGCAGTTCGTCCTCGGCATCGCCGACGTCCTGCTGTTGGCCCCTACGTGGATACAGATCGTTCATCTGCTGGGCGCGGACCTTTACTGGGTGGCGCTGGTCTGCCTGGCTGCCGAAGCGCTGTGGGGACAGACACACACGGCAGCTCTTGCAGAATAA
- the proC gene encoding pyrroline-5-carboxylate reductase, with protein MSDETYEVVAPVPVMPGLRVAILGTGKMGGILLQAFLKNNLVSPDQIFATVHHPDRAQALSAQFGVEVTTDNLAAAQQADVILLGVKPIQVPGVIEQIKSALSPDKLVLSFAASVTTRSIEAAAGHDLGVIRAMPNTPAMLAAGVTALCGGRFVSEEQMAIAQRIFQTVGRTVVVDEKHMDAVTGLSGSGPAFLYIIIEALAEAGVNVGLPRDVATLLAAQTTLGSARMVLETGYHPALLKDAVTTPAGCTVDGILELEEGGLRVTLIKAVKRATQRAKELAKG; from the coding sequence ATGAGCGACGAAACGTATGAAGTGGTGGCGCCGGTCCCGGTAATGCCTGGGCTGCGCGTAGCGATTCTTGGCACGGGCAAGATGGGCGGCATTCTGTTGCAGGCCTTTCTCAAGAACAATCTGGTCTCGCCGGACCAGATCTTCGCTACGGTGCACCATCCGGATCGCGCACAGGCACTGTCGGCACAGTTCGGCGTCGAAGTCACGACGGACAATCTGGCCGCGGCGCAACAAGCCGATGTCATCCTGCTCGGCGTCAAGCCGATTCAGGTGCCGGGCGTGATTGAGCAGATTAAATCCGCACTCTCGCCGGACAAGCTCGTGCTCTCCTTCGCGGCTTCGGTGACGACACGCAGCATCGAAGCCGCTGCCGGCCACGATCTCGGCGTCATTCGCGCCATGCCGAACACACCGGCGATGCTGGCTGCCGGAGTCACCGCGTTGTGCGGCGGCCGCTTCGTCTCAGAAGAGCAGATGGCCATCGCGCAGCGCATCTTTCAGACCGTTGGGCGCACCGTCGTCGTCGACGAAAAGCACATGGACGCTGTGACGGGACTCTCCGGCTCAGGCCCGGCATTTCTGTACATCATCATCGAAGCGCTCGCAGAGGCAGGCGTGAACGTCGGGCTGCCGCGCGATGTCGCTACGCTGCTCGCCGCGCAGACGACGCTCGGCTCCGCAAGGATGGTGTTGGAGACCGGATACCATCCGGCGCTGCTCAAAGACGCCGTAACCACTCCCGCGGGCTGCACGGTCGACGGCATTCTCGAGCTCGAAGAGGGCGGCTTGCGCGTCACGTTGATCAAAGCCGTGAAGCGGGCGACACAGCGCGCTAAAGAACTAGCCAAGGGCTAA